The genomic stretch cattaccctacactgccgccccaccttccaaggtttctccccatctgccacagggagtttttccttgccactgttgccttaggcttgctcctgtgggggtttaggctagggctgtctgtaaagcgtattgtgacaactgttgtaaaatacgctatataaataaaatttgattgattgattgatcttGTGGACTACCGCTATCACACTCCAAATGTGTTCAATCAAGCATAAAGACAATATAACTGTTCCCAAGAAACTCTCATCTCTCATCTTAAGGAATCTAAGGGAGTGAACATTCCATAATTTATTGAAGTATTGttctcaaaaaaatataatattcacattatttCCAAGAcctaaatttttaatttttttttaattttttttaagtaaaatatgttttccaaCTTGCAGGCCCCTCGTGAGTACTGGTTatgaaacatatatatatatatatatatatatatatatatgagatcatattcattttttttgtactggatTGTTTTTTCTACATAGTCCATCACTAAGGttaagcatgtgtgtttgaaggCTGTACTCTTTGGGACAAGGAATCTCTCCTGTCCCCTGGCAAAACTCAATTTTCTTACGCAATAGTTTTCTCATGTCACAGGTCTCACTAGTATTTGTTTCATAGTGTAGCAGTGGGTATAAAAAGCCCAGCTTAGTTCATCTGAGAGATAAGAAGCACACTATGAGGGGAAATCACAGGAGCTGAGTAAGTCTCATTATTCATTCATAGCATTAACCTTGGCAAAGCTTAAGCAAGGTttgatgtgaaatgtgtttcagaAGATTGCTATACAAAATGTACTAAACCATGAGACATCATCTCTCTACAGAATTATCTGCAGATTTTACCCACAATGGAACTGAAGAACACAACGCCTGTGTCACTGTTCACTCTTTCTGGATTACAGTATGAAACAAAGGAAAGCAGATACGCCATTTTCTCTGCATtgttattctgttatttttttattgtgtttatcaACATGACACTAATTGTCACCATCCTCCAAGAAGAATCGCTCCATGAGCCCATGTACATTTTCCTGTGCAATCTGTGTATTAACACACTGTACGGAACAGCAGGCTTCTACCCAAAATTCTCATATGACCTACTCTCTGAACACCACGTGATCTCATACACTGGATGCATCTTACAAGCATTTATCATTTACCTCTCTGTTATCGtagatttttccattttgacagTTATGGCTTTTGACCGATATGTTGCCATATGCAGACCACTGGAGTATCACTCCATCATGACTAGCAAAAATGTTGCCAAATTAGTCATATGGTGTTGGGTTCCCCCTATTCTCTGTGAATGCATTGTGGTTTCTTTGACTTCCAGATTAGCCCTATGTGGGTCACATATTGATAAACTCTACTGTGAGAACTGGTCCATTGTTAAGCTCTCCTGTTCTTCAACAACAGCTAATGATGTTGTTGGCTACATTATAACATTGGCATATTTGTGTCATGTGTTTTTTATCATCCATTCTTACGTCAAACTGATCAGAACGTGTTTGAGGTCCAGTGACGGCAGGCAGAAATTCCTACACACGTGCTTGCCCCATTTGTTTTCACTGACTAATGTAACCGCTGCTTTACTATTTGACATGCTATATATTCGCTATCGAACAATACGTTTCCAACAGGGTCTACGAAATTTTATGTCATTGGTATTTTTGATTTTCCCTCCAATTGTCAATCCTCTGATTTATGGAATACAACTGACCAAAGTTCGAGAGGCAGTATTCAAAAGATATAAGAAACATAGTGCAGTTCAGTACTGACCAAAAATTTTCACAGTGTGTCTGAATGAATGTCTGTTCTGAATATGTCCGTTTCTGTgaattcatatatatttttgaaccTTTTTTAATGCATAGTCTAGTTACCATGTTCCAgcatgatgaaaaatgtttacATATCTTGCCCATGCTGGACAGTGTTCTGCATGCAAGCAAGTGAAAATTCTCTGTACACAAGTGACTGAAAATATGTTCTctagacaaagaaaatgaaagcatgttcTGCAAATAAGTTGATTTAAATGTAACTGCAATTTGAAACTATAAACTGCCAGTAATAAT from Anguilla anguilla isolate fAngAng1 chromosome 12, fAngAng1.pri, whole genome shotgun sequence encodes the following:
- the LOC118210083 gene encoding olfactory receptor 6N1-like, encoding MELKNTTPVSLFTLSGLQYETKESRYAIFSALLFCYFFIVFINMTLIVTILQEESLHEPMYIFLCNLCINTLYGTAGFYPKFSYDLLSEHHVISYTGCILQAFIIYLSVIVDFSILTVMAFDRYVAICRPLEYHSIMTSKNVAKLVIWCWVPPILCECIVVSLTSRLALCGSHIDKLYCENWSIVKLSCSSTTANDVVGYIITLAYLCHVFFIIHSYVKLIRTCLRSSDGRQKFLHTCLPHLFSLTNVTAALLFDMLYIRYRTIRFQQGLRNFMSLVFLIFPPIVNPLIYGIQLTKVREAVFKRYKKHSAVQY